One window of Fusobacterium sp. IOR10 genomic DNA carries:
- a CDS encoding sodium ion-translocating decarboxylase subunit beta: MNFFTVLKELLMQSGFLAISWQQAVMMLVAFVLIYLAIVKKFEPLLLLPIAFGMFLANLPLADLMKHADPWYSSGILRIIYNGVKSSLFPCLIFMCVGAMTDFGPLIANPISLVLGAAAQFGIYIAFMLANATGLFSVGEAAAIGIIGGADGPTAIYIANNLAPQLVAPIAVAAYSYMALIPMIQPPIMRLLTTEKERKIKMGQLRKVTKTEKVVFPVFVTLFCSLLLPSVAPLIGMLMYGNLMRESGVVGRLTDTCQNALCNIVTIMLGLAVGATSDGVIFLRTQTLAIIGMGLLAFCFSTTGGLLLGKLLCFLTKGKINPLIGAAGVSAVPMAARVAQVEGAKANPTNFLLMHAMGPNVAGVIGSAVAAGFFMMIFG, from the coding sequence ATGAACTTTTTTACAGTATTAAAAGAATTACTGATGCAATCAGGTTTCTTAGCAATAAGTTGGCAGCAAGCTGTTATGATGTTAGTAGCTTTTGTACTAATATATCTAGCTATTGTTAAAAAATTTGAACCATTATTACTTTTACCAATAGCTTTTGGGATGTTTTTAGCAAACTTACCTTTAGCAGACTTGATGAAGCATGCAGATCCTTGGTATTCATCAGGAATTTTAAGAATAATATATAACGGGGTAAAAAGTAGTTTATTCCCATGTTTAATATTTATGTGTGTTGGAGCAATGACTGATTTTGGACCTTTAATTGCAAACCCAATTAGTTTGGTTTTAGGAGCAGCAGCTCAATTTGGTATTTATATAGCCTTTATGTTAGCTAATGCAACTGGATTATTCTCAGTTGGTGAAGCAGCAGCTATAGGAATTATAGGAGGAGCAGATGGACCAACAGCAATATATATTGCAAATAATTTAGCTCCACAACTAGTAGCTCCAATAGCAGTTGCAGCCTATTCTTATATGGCGTTAATTCCAATGATTCAACCGCCAATTATGAGACTATTAACTACAGAAAAAGAAAGAAAAATAAAAATGGGACAATTAAGAAAAGTTACTAAAACTGAAAAAGTTGTATTCCCAGTATTCGTAACATTATTCTGTTCTTTATTACTTCCTTCAGTAGCTCCATTAATTGGAATGTTAATGTATGGAAATCTAATGAGAGAATCAGGAGTAGTAGGTCGTTTAACAGATACATGTCAAAATGCTTTGTGTAACATAGTAACAATTATGTTAGGATTAGCAGTTGGAGCAACATCTGATGGAGTTATATTCTTAAGAACTCAAACTTTAGCAATTATAGGAATGGGACTTTTAGCTTTCTGTTTCTCTACTACAGGTGGATTGTTATTAGGAAAATTACTATGTTTCTTAACAAAAGGGAAAATAAATCCATTAATAGGAGCAGCTGGAGTTTCTGCAGTACCAATGGCAGCTAGAGTTGCACAAGTTGAAGGAGCAAAAGCAAATCCAACTAATTTCTTATTAATGCATGCAATGGGTCCTAATGTTGCAGGTGTTATAGGTTCAGCAGTAGCTGCTGGATTCTTTATGATGATATTTGGGTAA
- a CDS encoding biotin/lipoyl-containing protein, with product MKYIATLNGKKYEVELEKVEEYRALTREEITNPNVVIAAAPVQAAPVQAAPAPVAATPAPVAAGDSSIVSPLPGTVLEVKVQAGDTVKYGQVVVILEAMKMETEVVASADGTVESVLVKKGDAVDTDATLVVLK from the coding sequence ATGAAATACATAGCAACATTAAACGGAAAAAAATATGAGGTTGAATTAGAAAAAGTTGAAGAGTACAGAGCTTTAACACGTGAAGAAATAACAAATCCTAATGTAGTTATTGCAGCAGCACCAGTTCAAGCAGCACCAGTTCAAGCAGCACCAGCACCAGTAGCAGCAACTCCAGCACCAGTAGCAGCAGGAGATTCAAGTATAGTAAGTCCTTTACCAGGAACTGTTTTAGAAGTTAAAGTTCAAGCTGGGGATACAGTTAAATACGGACAAGTAGTAGTTATACTAGAAGCTATGAAGATGGAAACAGAAGTAGTTGCTTCAGCTGACGGAACAGTAGAATCTGTTCTTGTTAAAAAAGGTGATGCAGTAGATACAGACGCAACTTTAGTTGTTCTTAAATAA
- a CDS encoding OadG family protein: MFEGNVMSFAESLVISGLGISIVFSALVTLALSIVIFSKIFGKFSGQDETKKPVVQAKKENNDDVYAVVMAAVSEEVRSLKGEYKIKEIKEVK, from the coding sequence ATGTTCGAAGGTAATGTAATGTCTTTTGCAGAATCACTTGTTATATCTGGATTGGGTATTTCTATAGTTTTTTCAGCTTTGGTAACATTAGCCTTGTCAATAGTAATATTTTCTAAAATATTTGGAAAATTTTCAGGACAAGATGAAACTAAAAAACCAGTAGTTCAAGCAAAAAAAGAGAATAATGATGATGTTTATGCAGTTGTTATGGCAGCAGTATCAGAAGAAGTACGTTCTTTAAAAGGTGAATATAAAATTAAAGAAATTAAAGAAGTAAAATAA
- a CDS encoding IclR family transcriptional regulator, which yields MIQSLLKSMEVLGVLKDKESCTIAQIVEELNLPPSTVHRILKTLCSEKYVVKDGESHYYMLGPALISLGSAASKNIHLQKIAYPILKTLVSLTGEDTFLVIPVGNKGIVLERIDGPRTLKIVEEFGDELYLHYGAIRRAILAYQDENFIDAYIKKIIEGKKSKLKMTGEQLLKKLEKIRKDGISTSSGDYVKGTMGIAAPIFNSSGKVISSIGIVVLRNKSLTEERIGFLKEVVKIKGQELSQCMGYSKKI from the coding sequence ATGATTCAAAGTTTATTAAAATCTATGGAAGTATTGGGAGTTTTGAAGGATAAAGAAAGCTGTACAATAGCTCAAATAGTAGAAGAATTAAATCTTCCACCTAGCACAGTGCACCGTATATTAAAAACGTTATGTTCTGAAAAATATGTTGTTAAGGATGGAGAGTCTCACTATTATATGTTAGGACCAGCTTTAATTTCATTAGGTAGCGCTGCTTCTAAAAATATTCATTTGCAAAAAATAGCATATCCAATTTTAAAGACATTAGTTTCACTAACAGGAGAGGATACATTTTTAGTTATACCTGTAGGTAATAAAGGAATAGTTTTGGAAAGAATTGATGGGCCAAGGACTTTAAAAATAGTAGAAGAATTTGGAGATGAATTATATTTACATTATGGAGCAATTAGAAGAGCCATATTAGCCTATCAAGATGAGAACTTTATAGACGCGTATATTAAAAAAATCATAGAAGGAAAAAAAAGTAAATTAAAAATGACGGGGGAACAACTTTTAAAAAAATTAGAAAAAATAAGGAAGGATGGTATTTCAACTTCTTCTGGAGATTATGTGAAAGGAACTATGGGGATAGCTGCTCCGATATTCAATAGTAGCGGAAAAGTTATTTCATCAATTGGTATTGTTGTGTTGAGAAATAAAAGCCTAACAGAAGAAAGGATAGGGTTTTTAAAAGAAGTGGTAAAAATAAAAGGACAAGAATTATCTCAATGTATGGGGTATTCTAAAAAGATATAA